A region from the Campylobacter subantarcticus LMG 24377 genome encodes:
- a CDS encoding geranyl diphosphate synthase / farnesyl diphosphate synthase, translating to MLQKFKQHLEQNFPKAEGFHPFFNEALKWMLEAGGKHFRAQLLLGIVNVKNSTLLDKALNAALALEFIHTYSLIHDDLPAMDNASLRRGKQTLHKKYDETTAILVGDALNTEAFLLLSRLDLKESVKIKLIESLAFNAGLGGMIIGQAIDCYFEDQLLNLEQVEFLHIHKTARLIAAALKMGCEICELDEKECEQIYEIGLLIGLVFQIKDDIIDATLDTQEAGKPTHNDLHKNSFVKLLGLEGAKKAKDDKIALCEEKMKNLDSKLANELQILIDKYLKG from the coding sequence ATTTTGCAAAAATTCAAACAACATTTAGAGCAAAACTTTCCCAAAGCAGAGGGTTTTCATCCTTTTTTCAATGAGGCTTTAAAATGGATGCTAGAAGCTGGTGGAAAGCATTTTAGAGCCCAACTTCTTTTGGGTATAGTTAATGTAAAAAATTCTACTTTGCTTGATAAAGCTTTAAATGCTGCCTTGGCTTTGGAATTTATCCATACTTACTCTTTAATACATGATGATTTACCTGCTATGGATAATGCTTCTTTGCGTAGAGGAAAACAAACTTTACACAAAAAATATGATGAAACCACTGCTATTTTAGTGGGTGATGCTTTGAATACTGAAGCTTTTTTACTGCTTTCAAGGCTTGACTTAAAAGAAAGTGTAAAAATAAAACTTATAGAAAGCTTAGCTTTTAATGCTGGGCTTGGTGGTATGATCATCGGTCAGGCGATTGATTGTTATTTTGAAGATCAGCTGCTAAATTTAGAACAAGTTGAGTTTTTGCATATTCATAAAACTGCAAGATTAATCGCAGCGGCTTTAAAAATGGGTTGTGAAATTTGTGAGTTAGATGAAAAAGAATGCGAGCAAATTTATGAAATAGGACTTTTGATAGGGTTAGTTTTTCAAATTAAAGATGACATTATCGATGCGACTTTAGATACTCAAGAAGCAGGTAAGCCAACTCATAATGACTTGCACAAAAATTCTTTTGTGAAACTTTTGGGTTTAGAGGGTGCTAAAAAGGCAAAAGATGATAAAATTGCATTATGCGAAGAAAAAATGAAAAATTTAGATTCTAAGCTTGCTAATGAGCTTCAAATTTTGATTGATAAATATTTAAAGGGTTAA
- a CDS encoding multidrug effflux MFS transporter: MQKHTQIKGFEKIKLIFILGFLSAIAPLSTDMYLPALNEVEKSFQTNSFYTQLSLASFFIAFSLGQLFYGPLSDVYGRKKPLYIGLFIFISSSIACVLVDSIHAFIALRFFEALGGCVGVVVARAIVNDVFELKEAAGVYALMMVFTSLAPMLSPTFGGILLEFFSWRSIFLTLFILGFILFLLVIFALKESNHNTQNKTFNHKEVTKSYKKVLKDRRFVAYLLCGNLIFAGFFAYLTGSSFVFTRFFELSPQQYAALFGAHALSFVICANINARLVLRFSPYYILPRALMMITFLTFLLILGATFDLGFWVFEIPLCFIIASLGFILPNTTTLAMARSKQNAGSASALLGGAQFAMAGMMAFFVSLLNANTPIFLSVILGTCAFLSLVSYLRLTNKRKLNKIKKKLSAISRT, from the coding sequence ATGCAAAAGCACACGCAAATCAAAGGTTTTGAAAAAATCAAACTCATTTTCATACTAGGCTTTTTGTCTGCCATAGCGCCACTTTCAACTGATATGTATTTACCTGCACTAAATGAAGTAGAAAAAAGCTTTCAAACCAATTCTTTTTATACTCAACTTTCCCTTGCAAGTTTTTTCATAGCCTTTTCTTTAGGTCAGCTTTTTTATGGGCCATTAAGTGATGTATATGGCAGAAAAAAACCCTTATATATAGGACTTTTTATTTTCATTTCTTCAAGTATTGCTTGTGTTTTGGTTGATTCCATTCATGCTTTTATAGCTTTGCGTTTTTTTGAAGCTTTGGGAGGTTGTGTGGGCGTAGTCGTAGCAAGGGCTATAGTAAATGATGTTTTTGAGCTTAAAGAAGCAGCAGGAGTTTATGCTTTAATGATGGTTTTTACTTCTTTAGCTCCTATGCTCTCTCCTACCTTTGGCGGAATTTTGCTAGAATTTTTTTCTTGGCGTAGTATATTTTTGACACTATTCATCTTAGGGTTTATTTTATTTTTACTTGTTATTTTTGCACTTAAGGAAAGCAACCACAACACTCAAAATAAAACATTCAATCACAAGGAAGTTACGAAAAGTTACAAAAAAGTCTTAAAAGATCGTCGTTTTGTGGCATATTTACTTTGTGGCAATTTAATCTTTGCGGGATTTTTTGCTTATTTAACTGGCTCATCTTTTGTTTTTACGCGTTTTTTTGAGCTTAGCCCTCAACAATATGCCGCACTTTTTGGAGCGCATGCTTTAAGTTTTGTTATATGTGCCAACATCAATGCAAGATTAGTCCTTAGATTTTCTCCTTATTATATACTCCCTAGAGCACTTATGATGATTACTTTTTTAACTTTTTTACTCATTTTAGGAGCAACTTTTGATTTAGGCTTTTGGGTTTTTGAAATTCCTTTGTGCTTTATCATAGCAAGCTTAGGCTTTATCCTGCCAAATACTACAACCTTAGCTATGGCAAGATCAAAACAAAACGCAGGAAGTGCTTCAGCGCTCTTAGGTGGAGCGCAATTTGCCATGGCAGGCATGATGGCATTTTTTGTCAGTCTTTTAAATGCGAATACACCTATATTTTTATCAGTTATTTTAGGCACTTGTGCATTTTTATCTTTAGTTTCGTATTTAAGATTAACCAATAAAAGAAAGTTAAATAAAATCAAAAAGAAGTTAAGTGCGATTTCTCGCACTTAA
- a CDS encoding zeta toxin family protein, whose product MKKIATIFAGVNGSGKTTLYYNELEKSKDFGLRINIDEIVSSFGDWKNQEDQFRASRIAIKMRENYIKKAYDFNQETTLCGTSILSLFKKLQKNSYTINLYYIGLDSPSTAKQRVKIRVAKGGHDIKEELIEKRYHESLKNFNIIAKFCNHITIFDNTQNYKKLLEFKNNKLEVFETTKWLEPLMINFKNQSS is encoded by the coding sequence ATGAAAAAAATAGCTACTATTTTTGCAGGAGTTAATGGATCTGGAAAAACTACCTTATATTATAATGAACTTGAAAAAAGCAAAGATTTTGGGCTTAGAATCAACATCGATGAGATTGTAAGTAGTTTTGGCGATTGGAAAAATCAAGAAGATCAATTTAGAGCTTCAAGGATAGCCATTAAAATGCGTGAAAACTATATCAAAAAAGCTTATGATTTTAACCAAGAAACTACACTTTGTGGCACTAGTATTTTATCTTTATTCAAAAAGTTACAAAAAAATTCTTACACTATAAACCTTTACTATATAGGATTGGATTCTCCAAGCACAGCAAAACAAAGAGTTAAGATTCGCGTGGCTAAGGGTGGACACGATATAAAAGAAGAACTCATAGAAAAAAGATACCACGAGTCTTTAAAAAATTTTAACATCATTGCAAAATTTTGCAATCACATCACTATTTTTGACAATACTCAAAATTATAAAAAACTCTTAGAATTTAAAAACAACAAACTAGAAGTATTTGAAACCACTAAATGGCTAGAACCACTAATGATAAATTTTAAAAATCAAAGCTCATAA
- a CDS encoding NifU family protein: protein MPFSDEELIEPVKASLAKTMHILENDGGGLDFLGVKNGVVYVKLIGACHGCPSSGTTLKYGLEKQLKIDIHPDITIVNLVGGESEFAKL from the coding sequence ATGCCTTTTAGTGATGAGGAGTTAATCGAACCTGTCAAAGCAAGTTTGGCTAAAACCATGCATATTTTAGAAAATGATGGCGGGGGACTTGATTTTTTGGGTGTTAAAAATGGTGTAGTTTATGTGAAGTTAATCGGAGCTTGTCATGGCTGTCCTTCAAGTGGAACAACTTTAAAATACGGATTAGAAAAGCAGCTTAAAATCGACATACATCCAGATATCACCATAGTAAATTTAGTAGGTGGAGAAAGCGAATTTGCAAAATTATAA
- a CDS encoding DUF7488 domain-containing protein — MRILLCILGIVGLVFAIPRPTFNDFLGCYEKNKASMLIYEGLPAFALNENTLAVVKTKNAKLNSYAKYDPFLNLYLVKTDFSLIPAPMGNEEDLTRNSWVGILDNNQSYIGHLKYFGQNLTERDQLDFTSKIGELNSPCCKMLGITLDNGKLIGNRYLKHFAKYPDVYWGDIGVDFDMRDGKIYVKNVRKNGQFLLNDELVSVDGQVYDDLRKLNEKILFADRGATLYFNVLRDNKDVNISTMVFDKDLGIFAKPKKVVQAKPSSFYSNIGLRVDMKMNVTEVTPNSKAQMAGFLKGDKILRINNQKINNFNELQAILTQANTFDVLISRQATNIPSAINNDFEHFNKGYFDFFIRLNK; from the coding sequence ATGAGAATTTTGCTTTGTATTTTAGGTATAGTTGGATTGGTTTTTGCTATACCAAGACCGACTTTTAATGATTTTTTGGGTTGTTATGAAAAAAATAAAGCTAGTATGTTGATTTATGAAGGCTTACCTGCTTTTGCTTTAAATGAAAATACTTTAGCAGTAGTTAAAACTAAAAATGCAAAATTAAACAGTTATGCCAAATATGATCCTTTTTTAAATTTGTATTTAGTAAAAACTGATTTTAGTTTAATCCCTGCACCTATGGGAAATGAAGAAGATTTAACACGCAATAGCTGGGTGGGAATTTTAGATAATAATCAAAGCTATATAGGGCATTTGAAGTATTTTGGACAAAACTTAACAGAACGCGATCAGCTTGATTTTACTTCTAAGATCGGAGAATTAAATTCGCCTTGTTGTAAAATGCTAGGTATTACTTTAGATAATGGTAAGCTTATAGGAAATCGTTATTTAAAACATTTTGCAAAATATCCTGATGTATATTGGGGTGATATCGGTGTAGATTTTGATATGCGTGATGGTAAAATTTATGTTAAAAATGTACGCAAAAACGGACAATTTTTACTTAATGATGAGTTAGTTAGTGTGGATGGTCAAGTTTATGATGATCTAAGAAAACTGAATGAGAAAATTTTATTTGCTGATCGTGGTGCAACTTTATACTTTAATGTATTAAGAGATAATAAAGATGTTAATATCTCCACTATGGTTTTTGATAAGGATTTGGGTATATTTGCTAAACCTAAAAAAGTGGTTCAAGCTAAGCCAAGTTCTTTTTATAGCAATATAGGATTACGCGTAGATATGAAAATGAATGTTACAGAAGTCACTCCAAATTCTAAAGCACAAATGGCTGGATTTTTAAAAGGGGATAAAATCCTAAGAATTAATAATCAAAAAATCAATAATTTCAATGAACTTCAAGCCATATTAACTCAAGCTAATACTTTTGATGTTTTAATCTCAAGACAAGCGACAAATATCCCTTCGGCTATAAATAATGATTTTGAACATTTTAATAAAGGATATTTTGACTTTTTTATAAGGTTAAATAAGTGA
- a CDS encoding UDP-N-acetylmuramoyl-L-alanyl-D-glutamate--2,6-diaminopimelate ligase, which yields MIVRIDNTFICDNSNECEKGCYFLKTAQNEKFLHQALEKEAKIISIDEVKKLLNIDENIQIIGITGTNGKTTTAGAIYSILLDLGYKCALMGTRGSYINDKNIAPKGLTTAPILQTLELLSLASKEKCEFLIMEVSSHALVQNRIEGLEFKAKIFTNITQDHLDFHGNFENYKQAKESFFTDECMKFINKDAKAINFNVKGAFTYGVENPSYYHIKAYALKNGIEAVVNFGKENFMIDSSLVGLFNLYNLLAASACVNELVKPNLKELEKAIGNFGGIEGRMQVVAKDVIVDFAHTPDGIEKVLDTLKYRNLIVVFGAGGNRDKTKRPLMAKIAKHYAKTLIITSDNPRFEEPMDIISDILSGVEKDESILVECDRKEAIKKALKLKTKDDFVVILGKGDETYQEIKGVKYPFNDKEAVLEILNEGK from the coding sequence ATGATAGTAAGGATTGATAATACTTTTATTTGTGATAATTCTAACGAATGTGAAAAAGGGTGTTATTTTTTAAAAACTGCACAAAATGAAAAATTTCTTCATCAGGCTTTAGAAAAAGAAGCAAAGATTATCAGTATTGATGAGGTTAAAAAGCTTTTAAATATCGATGAAAATATCCAAATTATAGGCATTACAGGAACCAATGGTAAAACAACCACCGCAGGTGCGATTTATTCTATTTTGCTTGATTTGGGTTATAAATGTGCTTTGATGGGAACTAGGGGAAGTTATATCAATGATAAAAATATCGCTCCAAAAGGCTTAACTACTGCTCCTATTTTGCAAACTTTAGAACTTTTGTCTTTAGCATCCAAGGAAAAATGTGAATTTTTAATCATGGAAGTAAGTTCGCATGCTTTGGTGCAAAACCGTATTGAAGGACTTGAGTTTAAGGCTAAAATTTTTACTAATATCACTCAAGATCATTTAGACTTTCATGGAAATTTTGAAAATTATAAACAAGCAAAAGAAAGTTTTTTTACCGATGAGTGTATGAAATTTATCAACAAAGATGCAAAAGCTATTAATTTTAATGTTAAAGGTGCTTTTACTTATGGAGTGGAAAATCCAAGCTATTATCACATCAAAGCTTATGCTTTAAAAAATGGCATAGAAGCGGTAGTAAATTTTGGCAAAGAAAATTTTATGATTGACTCTTCTTTGGTGGGACTTTTTAATCTTTATAATCTTTTAGCTGCAAGTGCTTGTGTGAATGAACTTGTTAAGCCAAATTTAAAAGAGCTTGAAAAGGCTATTGGTAATTTTGGTGGCATAGAAGGTAGAATGCAAGTGGTTGCAAAAGATGTGATTGTAGATTTTGCACATACACCAGATGGTATAGAAAAGGTTTTAGATACTTTAAAATATCGCAATTTGATTGTGGTTTTTGGAGCGGGTGGAAATAGAGATAAAACCAAGCGTCCTTTAATGGCAAAAATTGCAAAACATTATGCTAAAACACTCATCATTACAAGCGATAATCCTCGCTTTGAAGAGCCCATGGATATTATTAGTGATATTTTAAGTGGTGTAGAAAAAGATGAAAGCATTCTAGTAGAATGTGATAGAAAAGAAGCGATTAAAAAAGCTTTAAAACTTAAAACAAAAGATGATTTTGTGGTGATTTTAGGTAAGGGTGATGAAACTTATCAAGAAATTAAGGGTGTAAAATACCCTTTTAATGATAAAGAAGCAGTATTAGAGATATTAAATGAAGGAAAATAA
- the flgE gene encoding flagellar hook protein FlgE: MMRSLWAGVSGLQAHQYAMDVEGNNIANVNTFGFKYSRADFSTLMSQTSKIATAPDGDLGGKNPMQVGLGAGVNSTTRIHSQGNIQTTDKNTDLAINGDGFFIVSNDGGTTQFFTRAGDFKTDAVGNFVDNNGYTVQGWNYNQETGQIDSSKSVEDIVIPPGMSMPAKASTVVSLTANLDSGNSLGSNASAKRPIYALDSTHGKRNDIGKDINENDRGHTEFYTTSKSGAQVTEKGVDMGVVFNAQGEGLNLRDGQGIWVSYADAKHTSNVKMDKDLPSDPTKWEQNQTYTFWGYEGGGEAVLDITINGVRIEAKGVGKDTFLNAINAKTAETGVVASIVNNQFVFTNDNSTGTTAKSKNLDITVGGENTVGYQVRVNQKVENNVTPDQALQVNATAFNNNPQAAILGTTENNQFKNSVQVVTAHEYIYSKNGVDIGPNPNPGANPPANANMPTANGQRRFHTTEDLRELLQRDARWGVDYDGDGSLENINNGDAKGEDANPLVEVVVESDGRFKITNPTGGKDMTFKVTGYSNEANKIATNDKFTAMFSALDGNFNAGNNEKYSQDMYLSAHTASIEIFDSLGSRHELTVQFTKETKTADGGAEWSIIISVPEPAEINFSGDGAPGNILVGNLKFGNDGSLQSYTPNVINFTGNNGSKPDQVVKLDFGTTGAFNGLTSYDKDSATTKQETDGYTGGNLKPDALRTDENGYVYGEFTNGKTLALAKVALASFPNNMGLEEMGNNLFKATANSGTPTIGHAGEGGRGGLKSSAIEMSNVDLSRSLTQLIVIQRGYQASSKTITTSDQLLNTLLQLKQ, translated from the coding sequence ATGATGAGATCTCTTTGGGCTGGAGTTTCAGGGCTCCAAGCACACCAATACGCAATGGATGTAGAAGGTAACAACATCGCAAATGTTAATACTTTTGGTTTTAAGTATTCTCGTGCGGATTTCTCAACACTTATGAGTCAAACATCCAAAATAGCCACAGCTCCAGATGGAGACTTAGGTGGTAAAAACCCTATGCAAGTAGGTCTTGGAGCAGGTGTAAATTCTACTACAAGAATACATTCTCAAGGTAATATCCAAACTACAGACAAAAATACAGACTTAGCTATAAATGGAGATGGATTTTTCATCGTATCAAACGATGGTGGAACTACTCAGTTTTTTACTCGTGCAGGGGACTTTAAAACCGATGCAGTAGGAAATTTTGTAGATAATAACGGCTACACAGTCCAAGGGTGGAATTACAATCAAGAAACAGGACAAATAGATTCTTCAAAATCAGTAGAAGATATAGTCATCCCACCTGGTATGAGTATGCCAGCTAAAGCAAGTACTGTGGTGAGTCTTACTGCAAATTTGGATAGTGGTAATAGTTTGGGTTCAAATGCTTCTGCTAAACGCCCTATCTATGCTCTTGATTCTACTCATGGTAAAAGAAATGATATAGGTAAAGATATAAATGAAAATGATAGAGGCCATACAGAATTTTACACTACTTCTAAAAGTGGAGCCCAAGTAACCGAAAAAGGTGTGGATATGGGTGTAGTATTTAACGCTCAAGGTGAGGGCTTAAACCTACGCGATGGACAAGGTATTTGGGTAAGTTATGCAGATGCTAAGCATACATCAAATGTAAAAATGGATAAAGATTTACCATCAGATCCTACCAAATGGGAGCAAAATCAAACTTATACTTTTTGGGGTTATGAAGGAGGCGGAGAAGCCGTTTTAGATATAACCATCAATGGAGTTCGCATTGAAGCAAAGGGTGTGGGTAAAGATACTTTTTTAAATGCTATCAATGCTAAGACAGCTGAAACAGGAGTGGTAGCTTCTATAGTGAATAATCAATTTGTATTCACTAATGATAATAGCACCGGAACCACAGCAAAATCTAAAAATTTAGATATTACAGTAGGTGGCGAAAATACAGTGGGTTATCAAGTTAGAGTTAATCAAAAAGTTGAAAATAATGTAACTCCAGATCAAGCACTTCAAGTTAATGCTACTGCTTTTAATAACAATCCACAAGCAGCTATTTTAGGAACAACTGAAAATAATCAATTCAAAAACAGCGTTCAAGTGGTAACTGCTCATGAGTATATCTATAGTAAAAATGGAGTAGACATAGGGCCAAATCCAAATCCGGGTGCAAATCCACCAGCTAATGCAAATATGCCAACTGCGAATGGTCAAAGAAGGTTTCATACTACTGAAGACTTAAGAGAGCTTTTGCAAAGAGATGCAAGATGGGGTGTGGATTATGATGGTGATGGCTCGTTGGAAAATATAAACAATGGTGATGCTAAAGGAGAAGATGCTAATCCTTTAGTGGAAGTAGTAGTAGAAAGCGATGGTAGGTTTAAAATCACCAATCCTACAGGTGGCAAAGATATGACTTTTAAAGTTACAGGCTATTCTAATGAAGCAAATAAAATCGCTACAAATGATAAATTCACAGCGATGTTTAGTGCCTTAGATGGAAATTTCAACGCAGGAAATAATGAAAAATACTCTCAAGACATGTATTTATCAGCGCATACTGCGAGTATAGAAATTTTTGATTCTTTGGGAAGTAGGCATGAATTAACTGTTCAATTTACTAAAGAAACTAAAACTGCAGATGGTGGGGCTGAATGGTCCATCATCATTTCAGTTCCTGAACCTGCTGAGATTAATTTTAGTGGAGATGGAGCTCCAGGAAATATTTTAGTGGGTAATTTAAAATTTGGAAATGATGGCTCTTTACAAAGTTATACTCCAAATGTGATCAATTTTACAGGAAATAACGGCTCAAAACCTGATCAAGTAGTAAAACTTGACTTTGGAACAACTGGAGCTTTTAATGGTTTAACAAGCTATGATAAAGACTCAGCCACTACAAAACAAGAAACAGACGGATACACAGGCGGTAATCTAAAGCCAGATGCGTTAAGAACAGATGAAAATGGTTATGTGTATGGAGAATTTACAAATGGAAAAACTCTAGCTTTAGCTAAAGTAGCACTTGCATCTTTCCCAAATAATATGGGTCTTGAAGAAATGGGCAATAACCTTTTCAAAGCTACTGCAAACTCAGGAACTCCTACCATAGGACATGCTGGAGAAGGTGGTAGAGGAGGATTAAAATCTTCTGCGATAGAGATGTCGAATGTGGATTTGAGTCGTTCATTAACTCAGCTTATCGTTATACAAAGAGGATATCAAGCAAGTTCTAAGACTATCACTACAAGTGATCAGCTTTTAAATACTTTGCTTCAATTAAAACAATAA
- the tkt gene encoding transketolase: MLQKQANTIRFLCADMVQKANSGHPGAPMGLADIISVLSTHLVHNPKDPTWLNRDRLVFSGGHASALLYSFLHLSGYDISLEDLKNFRQLHSKTPGHPEIFTPGVEIATGPLGQGIANAVGFAMAAKKASLLLGEDIINHKVYCLCGDGDLQEGISYEACSLAGVHNLDNLIIIYDSNNISIEGDVAIAFNENVKERFRAQNFEVLEIDGHDFEQIDLALKTAKESKKPCLIIAHTTIAKGALDLEGSHHSHGAPLGEELIKKAKEALGFDPQKTFEIPEEVKIRFSGAIELGDLAQAKWQDKVNKLDPSKQALLKELLDPDFSKIQFPDFKGQDLATRDSNGMILNAIAKALPGFLGGSADLGPSNKTELKDMGDFPNGKNIHYGIREHAMAAISNAFARYGLFMPYCATFFIFSEYLKPAARIAALMKVKHFFIFTHDSIGVGEDGPTHQPIEQLSTFRAMPNSLTFRVADGVENVKAWQIALKTNMPSVFVLSRQKLSALSEPIFGDVENGAYLLEENTNAQFTLLASGSEVSLCLKVAKLLKEKGVIANVVSMPCYELFIAQEKLYKERILQGKVIGVEAANSNELYRICDEVYGIESFGESGKDKDVFEYFGFSEEKLSSYILSLCDEK, translated from the coding sequence ATGTTACAAAAACAAGCTAATACGATAAGATTTTTATGTGCAGATATGGTGCAAAAAGCAAATTCAGGTCACCCAGGCGCTCCAATGGGTTTAGCAGATATTATAAGTGTTTTAAGTACCCATTTGGTACATAATCCAAAAGATCCAACTTGGTTAAACCGTGATAGATTAGTTTTTTCAGGCGGTCATGCAAGTGCCTTGCTTTATAGTTTTTTACATTTGAGTGGTTATGATATAAGTTTAGAAGATTTAAAAAATTTCCGCCAATTACACTCTAAAACTCCAGGCCATCCTGAAATTTTTACCCCAGGAGTTGAGATTGCTACAGGGCCTTTAGGACAAGGTATTGCAAATGCGGTGGGTTTTGCTATGGCTGCTAAAAAAGCAAGCTTGCTTTTGGGCGAAGATATTATCAATCACAAAGTGTATTGTTTATGTGGTGATGGAGACTTGCAAGAAGGAATTTCTTATGAAGCTTGTTCTTTAGCAGGCGTGCATAATCTTGATAATTTAATCATTATTTATGATAGCAATAATATTTCAATCGAAGGTGATGTGGCAATCGCCTTTAATGAAAATGTAAAAGAGCGTTTTAGAGCGCAAAATTTTGAAGTACTTGAAATAGATGGGCATGATTTTGAGCAAATTGACTTAGCGTTAAAAACTGCTAAAGAAAGTAAAAAGCCTTGCTTGATTATCGCACATACTACCATAGCAAAAGGCGCTTTGGATCTTGAAGGAAGTCATCATTCTCACGGAGCACCTTTAGGTGAAGAGCTTATTAAAAAAGCAAAAGAAGCTTTAGGTTTTGATCCACAAAAAACTTTTGAAATTCCAGAAGAGGTTAAAATTCGCTTTAGCGGGGCAATAGAACTTGGAGATTTAGCACAAGCTAAATGGCAAGATAAGGTTAATAAGCTTGATCCTTCAAAACAAGCTTTGTTAAAAGAGCTTTTAGATCCTGATTTTTCAAAAATACAATTTCCTGATTTTAAAGGACAAGATCTAGCTACTAGAGATAGCAATGGTATGATTTTAAATGCTATAGCTAAAGCCTTACCGGGATTTTTAGGTGGTAGTGCAGATTTAGGCCCATCAAATAAAACTGAACTTAAAGATATGGGTGATTTTCCAAATGGTAAAAATATCCATTATGGCATAAGAGAGCATGCAATGGCTGCGATATCAAATGCTTTTGCAAGATATGGTTTGTTTATGCCTTATTGTGCTACATTTTTTATATTTAGTGAGTATTTAAAACCTGCTGCAAGAATAGCAGCTTTGATGAAAGTTAAACATTTTTTCATCTTTACTCATGATAGCATAGGGGTTGGTGAAGATGGTCCAACACACCAACCTATAGAGCAGCTTAGTACTTTTAGAGCTATGCCAAATTCACTAACATTTAGAGTAGCTGATGGGGTTGAAAATGTAAAAGCATGGCAAATAGCACTTAAAACTAATATGCCAAGTGTTTTTGTTTTATCGCGTCAAAAATTAAGTGCTTTAAGTGAGCCTATTTTTGGAGATGTGGAAAATGGGGCTTATTTGCTAGAAGAAAATACCAATGCGCAATTTACACTTTTAGCTAGTGGTAGTGAGGTGTCATTGTGTCTAAAAGTAGCTAAGCTTTTAAAAGAAAAAGGCGTGATTGCGAATGTGGTTTCTATGCCATGTTATGAATTATTTATCGCTCAAGAAAAATTATACAAAGAAAGAATTTTACAAGGTAAGGTTATAGGTGTGGAAGCTGCAAATTCAAACGAGCTTTATAGAATTTGTGATGAGGTGTATGGTATAGAAAGTTTTGGTGAAAGTGGAAAAGATAAAGATGTATTTGAGTATTTTGGATTTAGTGAAGAGAAGTTAAGCTCTTATATTTTAAGTTTATGTGATGAAAAATAA
- a CDS encoding YbaB/EbfC family nucleoid-associated protein yields the protein MFENMDFSKMGELLTKAQEKANELEQEALKKEFSAKSGGGLVKVSANGKGEIIDINVDDSLLEDKESMQILLIAAINDVFKMVEQNKKSMASNLFSGMGML from the coding sequence ATGTTTGAAAATATGGATTTTTCTAAAATGGGTGAGCTTTTAACTAAGGCTCAAGAAAAAGCAAATGAATTAGAGCAAGAAGCTTTAAAAAAAGAATTTAGCGCAAAAAGCGGTGGTGGCTTAGTTAAAGTTAGTGCAAATGGTAAAGGCGAAATTATCGATATAAACGTTGATGATTCTTTGCTAGAAGATAAAGAATCAATGCAAATTTTATTAATAGCTGCTATTAATGATGTGTTCAAAATGGTAGAACAAAATAAAAAATCAATGGCTAGTAATTTATTTAGCGGAATGGGAATGCTATGA